CCTCGCTGAGCAGCGCATCCCGCATCGCCTCTGCTATTGCGGGATGCTGGGCAAGGCCTAAATAGTCGTTGGACGACAAATTCAGCAGCGTACGATCGCCGCGCAGTACATAGCCTGCCCTTCCGTACACGGCAGCGCAGTCACGCAGCGACCGCTCGAGCGCCTGCCCGGCCAGTTTTTCCAATTCCTGCTCCATCCATTTCATGAAAGGGTCACCGCCATCATAGTGCGCACATTTCGATTTCGAAGCCCAGGTCTTCGATCATTTGATGATCAGTGGTCACTTCCTGACCCGCTGTCGTCAGATAGTCGCCGACAAACAGCGAATTGACCGCATACAGCGACAGAGGCTGCAGTGTGCGAAGGTTCACTTCGCGTCCGCCCGCCGCCCGTATTTCTTTCGAAGGGCAGATGAAACGGAACAGCGCCAGCACCTTCAGCGCTTTCATGGCGGGAGTACGTCCCGCATTTTCCAGCGGAGTTCCCGGGATCGCATTCAGAAAGTTAATTGGAATCGAATCCGCATCAAGCTCGCGCAGGGCATATGCCATTTCGACGATTTCGCGGTCCGTCTCGCCCATGCCGATAATAACGCCCGAGCAGGGGGACATGCCGTGCGTTTTGACCTGTTCCACTGTTTCGACACGCTGGTCGTACGTATGTGTCGTCGTAATAGAAGGGTAGTTGGCCCTGCTGGTGTTCAGGTTGTGGTTGTAGCGGTGAACGCCGGCTTCGGCCAGCCGTTCGGCTTGGCCGTCCTTCAAGATGCCCAGGCACGCGCATATTTTGAGCGGCATCGTATCGCGGATTTCGCGCACTGCCTCTACGACTTGCTCAAGCTCCTTATCGGTCGGACCTTTGCCTGCGGCTACGATGCAGTAGGTACCCGCTTTACGCGACATCGCTTCGCGTGCGCCTGCCAGCAGCGTGTCCTTATCGAGCAAAGTATACTTCTTGACAGGGGCCGTTGAGACAATCGATTGGGAGCAGTAGCCGCAGTCTTCGGGACAGAGGCCGCTCTTGGCATTGATGATCATGTTCAGCTTTACCTTCTTGCCGTAGTAATGCTTCCGGACCGCGAAAGCGGCCTGCATAATCGGCAGTATCTCGTCGTTGCCCGCTTCCAGGACAGCCAGTCCCTCCTCGGGTGTCAAAAGCTCGCCATTCAGCGCCTTCCGGGCGAAAGCATTCCAATCCATTGTGGCTGCTATCGTCGTCATAACGATCATCTCCTTCATTTATGTACTAGCCAGCGCCGCTATAACAGGCGTCAAATCTATCGTAAGGCCGGCGCTACCGGCCAGTTCTTCTGTCTCAGGTTCGTCGCTTACGCGCGGAAAACGACCCAGAACCCGCAAACCGCCGTACCGCTCGATTAATTCCGCATTCGTTGCGACGCTTGGATCATATCCGCGTGCCAAACCATCCGCTCCGTCGTTCAGCACGACACCCGCTATCGGAATGCCGCGCTGCCGCAGCAGCGACGCGGTAAGCAGCGTGTGATTGACAGTGCCGAGACCAGCGCGGGCCACGATCAGAGCCGGCGTTCCAAGCGCGGCGATCCAGTCGACGACAAGCGCGTCTTCGGTGAGTGGAACGGCGACACCGCCGGCGCCTTCTATGAGCAGCGCCTCGTAGCGCCGGGCAAGCGGCTCTCCCGCGGCGGCCAGCGCTTCGAGCGTCAGCGTCACGCCGGCGGCTTGGGCGGCAAGCGCCGGTGCAAGCGGCGCGTCGAAGGTGAACGGCGCCACGGCCTCGGGCCGCTCGTCAATGCCGGCGCCGCGCAGCAGCCGCTCCGCGTCGGTGACGCCGCTGCCAAGCGGCGCACCTGACTGCACCGGCTTCCAGACGCCGATGTTCATCCCTCCGGCGCGAAGCGCTGCGGCAATCGCCGCCGTAACCACCGTCTTGCCGACCCCGGTATCGGTGCCGGTTACAAACAAGCCTCGTACCCGGCTCATGCTCGCCACCCGCTCAAGCGCTCGCCTAACTTGCCTATGCCACGGCTCATGACCGCCATCCTCCTTCGGTCACATCGCGGATTGCTGCTGCGAGAATGTCCGTCATCGCGCCGAGCTCCGCCTCCGTGCTGGCAAGCGGCGGGATAAACACCACGACGTTGCCGAGCGGCCGTGTCAGCATGCCGAGCTCCCGTGCCCGCAGGGAAACGAGCACACCGATGCGCTGCTCCCAGTCGTAGGGCTCATGCGTCGCCTTATCGCGGACCAGCTCGATGCCGACCATCAGGCCCTGCTGCCGCACATCGCCGACATGCGGGTATTCTGCAAGCGGAGCCAGCTTGCGGGCGACCAAGTCCGCCTTTGCCCTAACGCCTTCGACCATCCCGCGCTCCTCCATCAGCCGCAGGCTCGCAAGCGCCACGGCGCACCCGAGCGGATTCCCTGTGAACGAGTGGCCGTGGAAGA
This is a stretch of genomic DNA from Paenibacillus sp. sptzw28. It encodes these proteins:
- the bioB gene encoding biotin synthase BioB, with amino-acid sequence MDWNAFARKALNGELLTPEEGLAVLEAGNDEILPIMQAAFAVRKHYYGKKVKLNMIINAKSGLCPEDCGYCSQSIVSTAPVKKYTLLDKDTLLAGAREAMSRKAGTYCIVAAGKGPTDKELEQVVEAVREIRDTMPLKICACLGILKDGQAERLAEAGVHRYNHNLNTSRANYPSITTTHTYDQRVETVEQVKTHGMSPCSGVIIGMGETDREIVEMAYALRELDADSIPINFLNAIPGTPLENAGRTPAMKALKVLALFRFICPSKEIRAAGGREVNLRTLQPLSLYAVNSLFVGDYLTTAGQEVTTDHQMIEDLGFEIEMCAL
- the bioD gene encoding dethiobiotin synthase, which gives rise to MSRVRGLFVTGTDTGVGKTVVTAAIAAALRAGGMNIGVWKPVQSGAPLGSGVTDAERLLRGAGIDERPEAVAPFTFDAPLAPALAAQAAGVTLTLEALAAAGEPLARRYEALLIEGAGGVAVPLTEDALVVDWIAALGTPALIVARAGLGTVNHTLLTASLLRQRGIPIAGVVLNDGADGLARGYDPSVATNAELIERYGGLRVLGRFPRVSDEPETEELAGSAGLTIDLTPVIAALAST